The Vitis vinifera cultivar Pinot Noir 40024 chromosome 16, ASM3070453v1 DNA segment TGAGGCTTAAGAGGCTGCTTGGTTGGAGGAGCCTTTCTCAGAGGAGGAGGTCTTTAGTGCCCTTTTGGGGTTTGGTGGGGATAAAGCTCTAAGGTTGGATGGTTTTTCTATGGTTTTTGTAAAGGATGAGGTGATGGGTTTTTTTAGGGAGTTCCATGAGTAAGGAAGCTTGGAGAAAAGTCTGAATGCCACCTTTTTGGTGTTAATTCCCAAGAAGGGGGGTGTCGAGGATTTGAGGGATTTTAGGccaattagtttttttttttaggggggggggggggggggggggtgggggttGGGAAGGGGTGGTTGGCTAAGGTGTTAGTTCATAGATTAAAAAAAGTGATCGGAAAAGTGGTTTCCACAGCTTGGAGTGCATTTGTGGaggggagacaaattttggatgcaatgCTTATTGCTAATGAGACTattgattcaattttaaaaagtaatgaGAGTGGTGTTTTGTGCAAACTAGACATAAAGAAGgtgtatgatcatgtggattggtTCTTTTTGCTTTTGGTGTTGcagaaaaatgggttttgagGTATAATGGATTGGGTGCATAAGGTGGTGTATCTCCACGACAAGATTCTCTATTTTAGTGAATGGAACCCCTTCTGGTTTTTTTCCAAGTTCTAAAGGGTTGCGTTGATTGTAATGGAGGCGCTTAGTTGTCTTTTGAAGAGGTGGCTGttggttttttatttggttgtcaAGTGAAAGGTAGGTTTGGGGAAGGTGTTCAGATTTCACATTTATTGTTCATTGATGACACTCTAGTATTCTACAAGGCTTCTCTGGATCAAGTAACTTATTTATGTTGATTACTTATGTGGTTTGGGCCGAATTCAGGGTTGAAGATTAACTTGGAGAAAAGTGAGTTAATTCTAGTAGGAAGGGTGGAGAATTTAGATGATTTACTTGATGAGCTTAGGTGCAAGGTGGGTAGTCTACCTTCATCTTATTtaggtcttcctttgggtgctTCGTTTAAGTCTACAATAGCTTGGGATGGAGTAGAAGAGTGGTCTCACAAGAGGTTGTTGATATTGAATTGACAATATATTTTCAAGGGAGGGAGAATTACTTTGATTCGAAATATTTGCCCATTTATTTTGTCTTTGTTCTATATGCCAAGGATTGTTATATTGAGGTTAGAACACATTCAGAGGAACTTTTTATGGGGCAGTGGGGCATTAGAGCATAAACCTCATCTTTTTAAGTGGGCAATTGTTTGTCAAGATAAGAGGAAAGAGGGCTTGGGTGTTAAACGTCTTTCAATTCTTAATAAGGCTCTTCTTTGGCAAGTGGAGTTGATGTTTTGCAAATGAGAGGGGATTTCTGGAACCCGGTTATCTGTGGCAGGTATGGGGAAACAAGAGTGGGGTGGCTAACTCCGGAGGTAAAAGAGGGCTGTGGTTGGGCTATGGAAAGTGATAAAGAAGGATTTAGATCTTGTGAGATCTAGGTGTTCCTTTTTGGTAGGTAATGACCAGAGGATACTTTTTTTGGAAGGATAGGTGTAGGGATAATCTATTGTGTGTTGTTTCCTTATTTGTTTTATCTCTTTCTAAGGATGCATGGGTGGAGggtgtttgaattttttttgctGAAAGGGGTGGTGAAGGGaggtttgttttcttgtataCCTTGGGTCACTTTTCTGGTGcctctatttattttaatttaagtctttttttatcaaaataaaataaaattcctcCATTGCATTGCTACTAACTAAAGGCAAAAgcaacaaaaattcaattttgttgtGTTCGCTTGAATTTTTGTCCATGTTTACTCATTAAATCTTTTGGATATTTGTTGCTTTTTAGTAAGAGAGGTATTCCTTCTGCTCTGGTCATTGTCTGTTTCTTATTCTTTACAGATTATGGTTCCATATTTCACTGTATAATTACATCAACAATAACCCTAGCTTCTATGGGCATCATCCTCGGCCCTTGTCTATAATATCTGAATTTTTCTAAATTGCAGATGGTGCACCATCCCTGAATAAAGCGTACTCTAGTGAGGAGTACTTAAAGATCACCGAAGAGCAGCTGAAAGCATCTGCAGCCCAACAGCAGTCACAAACACCCCCTCCAGGAGAAAGCCAGTTGGAACCTCAAACTGAGCCTCTAGGTTTGTAATTCTCacacctctctctctttctctccccTCTATGGCTACCTTATAACACAATTACCACCAGGTGCTGTTCAAGAAGGTGCTACTGCAATTCCTCCATCCAAGAACCCAAAAAGTGAGACCTGAAACCTCATAAGTAAGGTAAAGGGACTGGGAAATGGCAagctcatctttttttttttgggttccaATTGTTAGTTAACTATTTCAGAAGAGTCTACAGGATTTGACTGTAGTGTATGATTTTTTATACTTGGATATTTTAGGCAGTGATTTTTTGGCACAAGTATGTATAAATTGAAAGTTCTTAGTAGAACATTGTCTTGATCAATGGCGGATCCTGATACCTCGTTTTGTAGTTTCCTCCTTTTCCTTTTGGGTAGGTTTATTTAtgtcaaatttacacaacacaAACCTAGGGCTTTTGATGTTTATGCATTtgggttttaaaattttcaggtAAATCacattttatttcttcaaaaaacctttaaaaaaaaataataaattgatgATAATGATTTCAATTCTAGATAACTTTAGCTGGGGATTCATCTTAGCAGGTGTGTTATTAACCTAGGCCTCCTAAACTACCATGTAGTTTGAATTTAAACTACTTGTTATTTATCTAtatttcccccttttttttccaacaaattTTGAAACAGAAAAATATTGTTTAGGGCTTTACAAAaaggcaattttttttaaaaacccacttaaaaattttaaaaatattaatattatccatatatttgataaaagtattttcaaacCCACTTTATTGTATCTACTTTTGAACATGGATGTAGCCTAAATTTGGtcataattttatctttttctctttccagtcttttcaaaatttcaaaaccagTTGAGAATCAGTCATGAAGAGTTAGATTCGCCGTTTCTGTTCTTCACTGCAGAAAAACTTCGACTCAACATCATCATCTTCCCTGCTTGATTGGCAAAGGATGGAATATTCCGGTTGGGCATGGCTTCCAGATGATCTCCTAGAACCCATACTAAACAATTTAGCCTCCATAGTTGACTCTATCAGGTTCGGTGCAGTCTGCACTCCATGGCATAGCCTTGCAGTAAAGAGCTTCCAGCGCCTCCCTGTCAATCAAAGGCCACATCTTCAACCCCCACCACTCCCATGGCTGATGGTTCTCAGCAAACCCAACAGCAAAGACAGCCGCAGTTTCTACAGCATCACCCACCAAAAGCTTTCCAAATTCCACCTCCCGGTCCCTCCCGGTACAAGGTATTGCGGGTCTTCCCATGGCTGGCTGATCACTACAGACGAAACCAATGCAGTAAGCCTCCTCCACCCATTCTCAAGACAAGTCATTCGTCTCCCTCCTCTCACAAGATTGAAGATTCCACAAAGAACTGTTTATGGCTTCGAGTACCACCTCCATAAGGGCGTCCTGTCTGCAAACCCGACTTCAAACCCTGATGATTTTGTGTTGATGGTCATATACGGGCACGACAAGGGGTTAGCCTTCATAAAATCAGGTGATCAGAACTGGGCTTACATAGATTCCATGGTGATGAAAGATGACGTCCTGGACTCTCCATACTTTCTTGACTTGTCATTATTCGGGTTCGAAGATGTTATATACCAAGAAAGAGAGCTCCAGTTCTATGCCTTGTCCTATGACAGTCAGGTTCTGGCCATTAAAACCAGTGGCATAGGGAATATGGTTAAAGTTGTTCCTCCTTATAATTTTGGTTTTGTGCCTGCCTTCAAGCTGTATCTTGTAGAATCCCCCGAGGGAAGAGATTTATGGCAAATTGAGAAGGTATCATTCTATGATAAAAGTAGTGGGTTCAAGGTTTTTGTGATGGTAGATCGGGAAACAAAGCCGGAGTGGGTTGAGGTGAATAGCCTCGGAGATGTTGCCTTGTTCCTGGGAGACAACGACTCCATTGCTGTCACAGCTTCTCGGTTCAGTGGTTGCAGACCCAGCTGTATATATGTTGCTTCTACTGATGACACCTTGGAGATGAACATGGAGGATGAGAGGGAAAGCTTTAGATACCGGTACAAATTGTGTGAGTTCAATGTGGAGACTGGGAGCTATGCAGAAAAGTGGGTACTGGATAATTTGGATCCTTCTCTCGGTCTCATCCCATCCCCTGTTTGGATTGAATGTCTGCCAATATTCAATTGAGAGGTAAATTTGACACTTTGGTTCTATTTGATTCTCGGTCGACAATGGGAAAGGGAAGAAGAtggaaaatagatttaaagtctgataaattatttttatttgttatttcaaatacatttcaagtatttttcggttttatgtaaagattaaatcatttgaaattacaaaaaaataattaattttaattgtatttgattttatttttaatttttttttatagtgaaaggaaaacataaagaaaagaaaatagatggattaaagacaataaattatttttatatattactttaaatttacttaaattattttagttattccatataaaaattaaataatttcaaaatatataattttttacctaattttaattatatttgattttttatatttttataattttttttcttaatatatattttctttagttAGCATCTTCCAAAGCCAAAATAtctaagtattttttttcttaacataacgaggattttttttttatatatatcaaaatattgaaaatattttaccaaaagaaaaggttaatgtaaaggaatttttaaaaagaaatagaaagtaagaaatttgactacaaaattttcaataattttagtgAATTCTTGtaataaaaaagattattttttttaaggaaattataattctttaataaattttgaatttcttttctatataattaattataaaatcaacttaaagtcatgagatttttaatttttacttaaaattgtcAATTATACAATGATATAAGAATGAGACtattagtaaaatataattttggaGGCAAATATTGTGAAAAAATGGTTAATTAATTTAAGCAAATCACTTGGGATGGGAGTAAATTAAGTGTGaaactttttgaaaatatttacttaaaagTAAAGAGTAAGTAAATAGCAAGCAAGATAATAAAGTAAGAGAGATGCGGAGAGATGTGCAAATTCCTTTTACAGTGGTTTGACATTCCTCCTAAGTTcacttttctcaattttttatcTAAGTCATGATCAAGGTTTCCGATACAAGCCTTCGAGCTTTATAATTGCATTTATTGTTTCCAATGGGCACTATAATCCCTTTAAGTATTCCACCAACTTGAAGTCTTTTAActtgaaatgaataaataaagaagatttTAGTGctttcaattttaaaacaaatatagttCACAATACAAAAGAAAGTCGGGATGGATTTTGAGGTGCACTTAATAATATACAAATTGGAATTCAATGCACTTTGAAAGAAGAACCTTGAATGTGAGAAAAGAAAGGTTTATTGATTAAATGTTGTATTTTCTTGTTAATTAATGTAGTAGAGCTCTTCAATATATAGAAAACAAGCTTAGACATCCAAAAAGACATAGAAGACTCTCGATTGGTTGACTAGCGGTTAAAACATTCAATGCTCTGGAAATGATCATTGGAGTTTTGAAGGCTTAATCAACCCTCGACCCATCGAGGCAAAACCTCAACCATCTATACACTTGCTACAAAAGAGATAATATTTTTGTGTTCCCTTAATTGATCCTTGACTAATTGAAATCAATTGGTCGAGCCGGTTCCCTAACTAGTCCAACTCACCCTTTGTCGATTGAGCTTTGTTCCCTCACTAGTCTAGCTCACCCTTAATTGGTTGCACCTAAAAGTGCACAAAAACTCTAGATTTGAGGTTTAAACCTTCTAGTAACGTATATAATTCTTCCTAGAACctctttttttagtaaaattcgAAAGAATTTAACTTAAGGTTTTGAATTAAAACAAGTATTAATCCAAATTTATAATGAAAACATTGTTTTTGAGCTTGAATAAAGATGAAAACTGGTTTTTAAGTGCATGAGAGAAGATTTAATCCTAAGTGCACTAATAAATGTcatcttataatttttcttaggaTACTTTAAGTCTTTAAGAAATCTAAGGGCTTAATTGGTTACtggttttaaaaactattttagaaaataatttttaagaacaattttttatgttttcagaAATAAAATTGGGTTTAAGAACTAAAttctgaaaaacaattttaataaaaaaactttttagaacaaaataaaaaacatatttgaaagttacgtgtgtgtgtgtgtttatttatttatttagtgctTTCTTCATATCTCCTCTCAATttgtgagaaaataaataaataaaatcaacaaaagataataataagaGGGTGATAAATTTGAAtggaaaatcaaattaaatttttagttttttattttattttattttgaatttttattccatttgttattttattttaattataataaataaaaagatgaaatattttaataataaatggtTAAATATCATACTAAATGTGGATTAATAATAAGATGATCCTCTTCAATAAAtggttaagttttttatttttatttttaaaataaaatgttgtaatttaaatttaaaacttttgttAGCACTCTAAATTGATAATAGAAACATTGCATGAAAATATTGACAATTATGTAAAGtcaatcatattttattattttattaattcaaggatttatgatttataattatgtatctatttaaaattttcttaattatttgtCCATTTTTCTACCAAATTTTATCCCTCTAACATcctattccaatttttaaaataaaaataataaatgtgttttaaacataaaaataatttgacaattaaattaataatgtaaagccttttcaacatgtttttttattttttgcttcctaaaagtgaaaaaaaatattgtgaaataattatttttatttccataaatcttttttcattatcaaatacttctataatt contains these protein-coding regions:
- the LOC104882195 gene encoding F-box protein At2g26160, whose amino-acid sequence is MEYSGWAWLPDDLLEPILNNLASIVDSIRFGAVCTPWHSLAVKSFQRLPVNQRPHLQPPPLPWLMVLSKPNSKDSRSFYSITHQKLSKFHLPVPPGTRYCGSSHGWLITTDETNAVSLLHPFSRQVIRLPPLTRLKIPQRTVYGFEYHLHKGVLSANPTSNPDDFVLMVIYGHDKGLAFIKSGDQNWAYIDSMVMKDDVLDSPYFLDLSLFGFEDVIYQERELQFYALSYDSQVLAIKTSGIGNMVKVVPPYNFGFVPAFKLYLVESPEGRDLWQIEKVSFYDKSSGFKVFVMVDRETKPEWVEVNSLGDVALFLGDNDSIAVTASRFSGCRPSCIYVASTDDTLEMNMEDERESFRYRYKLCEFNVETGSYAEKWVLDNLDPSLGLIPSPVWIECLPIFN